The window GACCAAAGGCCTGCTTTAAGGTTTCAAGAACTCTAAGATTTACTTCGCTAAATGGAGCCGGATACTCAGTTGTGCAATGAAGAAGCGAAACTCTTTGCTTCAATAAGTTCTGTCCCTCGTTTGAGAAGAACGACTTCCGGAAAGCTTCCCGGGAAGGAGGTGTTTCGTTATTAAGAAATCCAAACGCCAAAACACCGAGGGCTTCCTCTATTTCTCCCAAGGTGCTCATCCCGGTTGACATGATAATGGAGGACCCTGTTCTGGCCGCTCGAAGCAGAAGAGGAGCGTTTGTGATCTCTCCGGAAGGTATTTTCAATCTACGAAGTCCGAGATTATGAACCAAAAAATCAAGGCTATCTTCGTCAAAAGGAGTGGACAAAAAATTAATTTTTCGCTCATTGCACCTTTTTTTTAATGAATAATGGGCCTCAGCGCCAAGTTCAAGGGGGCGAACCATATCCAGCTGTGATTGCCCATCACCGGTTGTGTGCGTTTGATATTCTGCCTTCGGCGCATTTTCGGAAATTACCTTTTCTGCATGGAACGTCTGAAACTTCACCGCATCAGCTCCGGCATCAGAGGCACAATCAACGAGTTCTAACGCCATATCCAGTGATCCGTTGTGGTTAACTCCTGCTTCGGCAACAATATAGATGCTCATATTCTCACTCCGTCCATTGGATATCATAAAAACGTTTTACTTTTTCAAATGAGGCGTTCTTAAGATGAGCACATATTGATTTTGCAGGACGAAAAGAAGCTAATTTCCTTTTAAAGGACCGCCTGCCGCAGGTCAGCACCTTTTGTATCGCAAGCTCCAGCCCCTCAACTTCACAAGGGCAGTCAATAACAAGGTCGCCCCTTATTCGTCCCTGTTGTCTGGCTCCGATATTCACTACCGGAACACCAAAGAAAGGAGCTTCCGTAATTCCGCTGGAGGAATTGCCGATAATTGCGTCTGCTATCGAAAGCATACCCCAATACCGTTTCCTCCCCAGTGACTGGACAAAGGCCCGTTTTTCCGGAGCGAGCCTGCAGAATTCGAGCATCCGCTCGTTGATAACCCGGCCGTCCGTGTCGGCATTGGCCCCGGTGAAGACCATTGTCGCTGACGGGAAGCGGTCCAGAGCCGAGAGGAGGCGTTTGATCTGCTCTTCTGCAGGCAAAGGTGAGCGGGTTTCAGGGTGATAGGTTACGACGAAGAGGGGTGATGAAAGGTGAATGCCGAGATGCTGCTCCAGTTCATTCCCGGTCGGCAGTTCCGTCTCCCTGATCCCGTCGAGGCACGCCGGGCCGACGACGAAGACCGAATCGGGAACCTCCCCCATCTGGATCACACGCCGCCGGTAATCTTCATGAGCTACGAAGTGGAGAGAACTCATCTTGGTGATGGCGTGACGGAAGGCGTCGTCGTAGGCGCCGAGGGTGATCTCGCCGCCGTGTATGTGGGCGACGGGTATCCCCGCAAGAACTGCTGCAGCAGCGGCACCGAGCATCTCGTACCGGTCACCCAGAATGACCAGAATATCCGGCTTCAATTCATCGAGAGCGTCGGCAAAACCAATGATGCCGAGGCCGAGGGACTTGGTCACCGCAACGGGTGAATCGCCGGAGAGCAACATCTCCACCCGTTTGTGGATGGGAAAGCCGTCCCCCTCGATCTCCTTCCACGTCAGGCCGAACTCGGGCGACAGGTGCGCTCCGGTGACGATGATCTGCAGCTCCAGGTCCGGATCGTCCAGAATCTTCTTCATCAGCGGGCTGAGCAAACCGTATTCCGCCCTTGTGGCGGTTATGACGGCGATTTTCCGGGCCATTGCCTCACCTTCTCATGGAAAGGACGGCATCACGGATACTCTCCGCCGCACGAAGGGTGGATTCTTCGTCGTTGACCGTGGAAGCGGGAAGATTGATGCCCTCCTCGAAGATACGCTCGGCCTGAGGATAGGAAAATCTGCAGAAGTCTTTCAGGTATGGGTATGTGTGCAAAGGAGAAAAGAGCCTCCGGGTGGGCACGCCTTTTTCCCGAAGTTTTTCCTGGAGTTCCGGAACTCCACCGCCGGAAAAGGTGAATGACGGAAGCCACCATGCGCTCTGTGCCCCCGGAAGCTCTTTCTGGAATTCCACCTCCGGAAGGCCGGCAAGGACTTCCCGGTAGATCCGGGCAAAGGTCCGCTTTTTTTCCAGAAAAAGGTCGATGCGCTCCATCTGGGCGAGGCCGAGGGCGGCCTCGAGGTTCGTCATGCGGTAGTTGTACCCCATTTCAGGGTGGAAATATCCCTTTGACGCATCCCGTGCCTGGTTGACGAGAAAGCGGATATGGTTGATCCGCTCCCTGTCACGGGCAACGACCATGCCTCCCCCGCCGGTAGTGATAAGCTTGTTTCCGTTGAAGCTGAAGCAGCCGAAATTCCCCAGGGTTCCGGAGGGTTTGCCTTTCCACGTTCCTCCCAGGCTCTCGGTGGCGTCTTCTATGATGACGAGCCCCCGTTCTTCCGCAATCCTTCCCAGTTTGTCCATGTCGCAGAGGTTGCCGTAGAGATGAACGGGCAGAATCGCCCGGGTTCTGGGCGTAACGGCCGCTTCCGTCAGTCCGGGGTCAAGGGTCCAGGTTTCGGGGTCGACGTCAACAAGCACAGGAGTTGCCCCGGTGTACAGGACCGGGTTGACCGATGCGGCAAAGGAAAGGGCGGGCACGATGACCTCGTCCCCCGGTCCCACCCCGGCCTCGGCGAGGGCGATGTGAAGGGCTGCTGTACCGCTCTGGACCGACACACAGTCCTCCGTCCCGAGGTACCGGGCGAACCGCTGCTCGAACTCAGGCACGAAGGGGCCTGCGGTGGAAACATAGGTGGAATCCACGCACTCCATGAGCTTCGCCTTTTCCTCCCCTCCGAGATTCGGTGCATCAAGAAGCAGGAACATGTCGTTCACCTTCTATACGTTATAGATGCCG is drawn from Aminivibrio sp. and contains these coding sequences:
- the neuB gene encoding N-acetylneuraminate synthase, producing the protein MSIYIVAEAGVNHNGSLDMALELVDCASDAGADAVKFQTFHAEKVISENAPKAEYQTHTTGDGQSQLDMVRPLELGAEAHYSLKKRCNERKINFLSTPFDEDSLDFLVHNLGLRRLKIPSGEITNAPLLLRAARTGSSIIMSTGMSTLGEIEEALGVLAFGFLNNETPPSREAFRKSFFSNEGQNLLKQRVSLLHCTTEYPAPFSEVNLRVLETLKQAFGLPVGYSDHTEGIAVPIAAAALGAVIIEKHFTLNKGLPGPDHKASLEPDELFAMIQGIRKVEMALGNSRKIPTPSEQKNKVIARKSLVANKEIKKGEAFSCDNITMKRPGDGVSPFFFWDCLETCAGKDFKKDEEIIY
- the neuC gene encoding UDP-N-acetylglucosamine 2-epimerase, whose product is MARKIAVITATRAEYGLLSPLMKKILDDPDLELQIIVTGAHLSPEFGLTWKEIEGDGFPIHKRVEMLLSGDSPVAVTKSLGLGIIGFADALDELKPDILVILGDRYEMLGAAAAAVLAGIPVAHIHGGEITLGAYDDAFRHAITKMSSLHFVAHEDYRRRVIQMGEVPDSVFVVGPACLDGIRETELPTGNELEQHLGIHLSSPLFVVTYHPETRSPLPAEEQIKRLLSALDRFPSATMVFTGANADTDGRVINERMLEFCRLAPEKRAFVQSLGRKRYWGMLSIADAIIGNSSSGITEAPFFGVPVVNIGARQQGRIRGDLVIDCPCEVEGLELAIQKVLTCGRRSFKRKLASFRPAKSICAHLKNASFEKVKRFYDIQWTE
- a CDS encoding aminotransferase class I/II-fold pyridoxal phosphate-dependent enzyme, whose translation is MFLLLDAPNLGGEEKAKLMECVDSTYVSTAGPFVPEFEQRFARYLGTEDCVSVQSGTAALHIALAEAGVGPGDEVIVPALSFAASVNPVLYTGATPVLVDVDPETWTLDPGLTEAAVTPRTRAILPVHLYGNLCDMDKLGRIAEERGLVIIEDATESLGGTWKGKPSGTLGNFGCFSFNGNKLITTGGGGMVVARDRERINHIRFLVNQARDASKGYFHPEMGYNYRMTNLEAALGLAQMERIDLFLEKKRTFARIYREVLAGLPEVEFQKELPGAQSAWWLPSFTFSGGGVPELQEKLREKGVPTRRLFSPLHTYPYLKDFCRFSYPQAERIFEEGINLPASTVNDEESTLRAAESIRDAVLSMRR